A window of the Scandinavium goeteborgense genome harbors these coding sequences:
- a CDS encoding antibiotic biosynthesis monooxygenase family protein produces the protein MSLFLSSFIFEKKEYDNDFYVLDQEIEAYATKIPGFIGMESYTDAASGRIINNYYWQSRTAMESLITHFAHARAKSESDRWIVGYQTVIAEIEGSHNMNLSHPLANYPLSYRRGEEA, from the coding sequence ATGTCTCTATTTTTAAGCAGTTTTATTTTTGAGAAGAAAGAATATGACAATGACTTTTATGTCCTGGACCAGGAAATAGAAGCTTACGCGACCAAAATTCCGGGCTTCATAGGGATGGAAAGTTATACCGATGCCGCAAGTGGGCGAATCATTAATAACTATTACTGGCAGAGCCGAACGGCGATGGAAAGTCTGATTACTCATTTTGCTCATGCCAGAGCCAAATCCGAGAGCGATCGTTGGATTGTCGGTTATCAGACAGTGATTGCTGAGATTGAAGGCTCGCATAATATGAACCTTTCCCACCCGCTTGCGAATTATCCGTTGTCCTATCGCCGTGGCGAAGAAGCCTGA
- a CDS encoding DUF7661 family protein, with translation MLIYNVFGRHIGVQRKNEQWLVFRADLTERKFSRLYDIAVPDDMTEGEIAGWLGDIFHEAATERHPNVERIE, from the coding sequence ATGTTGATATATAACGTTTTTGGGCGGCATATTGGCGTTCAACGTAAGAATGAACAGTGGCTGGTATTTCGTGCTGACCTGACGGAGAGAAAGTTTTCTCGACTCTATGACATCGCTGTACCAGACGATATGACAGAAGGCGAGATTGCCGGCTGGCTGGGTGACATTTTCCATGAAGCCGCAACCGAGCGTCATCCAAATGTGGAACGCATCGAATAA